Proteins encoded by one window of Haliotis asinina isolate JCU_RB_2024 chromosome 6, JCU_Hal_asi_v2, whole genome shotgun sequence:
- the LOC137286531 gene encoding DNA-directed RNA polymerases I, II, and III subunit RPABC2-like → MADDGDFDGDDFDEVADDLDDDEVLDEPENTEVGQEQIEVLPSDTPRQVEPMKRITSRYMTKYERARILGTRALQIAMCAPVMVELEGETDPLMIAMKELKARKIPFIIRRYLPDGSFEDWALDELIMTE, encoded by the exons CTTTGATGAAGTCGCTGATGatcttgatgatgatgaggtcCTGGATGAACCTGAGAATACTGAG GTTGGCCAGGAGCAGATAGAAGTCTTACCTAGTGACACCCCCCGTCAGGTAGAACCAATGAAGAGAATTACATCCCGCTATATGACGAAATATGAGAGAGCAAGGATTCTTGGAACAAGAGCATTACAGATAGC CATGTGTGCCCCTGTGATGGTGGAATTGGAGGGAGAAACTGATCCACTCATGATTGCTATGAAGGAACTCAA GGCTAGAAAAATCCCCTTTATCATCCGACGATATTTACCAGATGGTAGCTTCGAAGATTGGGCTTTGGATGAACTGATCATGACAGAATGA